Proteins from a genomic interval of Paenibacillus sp. FSL H8-0048:
- a CDS encoding valine--tRNA ligase — translation MPTTYDPGAAEKKWYAYWMEKGFFEAGKRPDAEPYSIVIPPPNVTGMLHIGHALDFTLQDVLIRTKRMQGYDTLWLPGTDHAGIATQTKVEQKLRQQGISRHDLGREKFLEQVWDWKDQYAKTIHDQWAKMGLSLDYSRERFTFDDGMKKAVSKVFVELYQKGLIYRGKRIINWDPAARTALSDIEVEYKEVNGHLYHLRYPLKDGSGHITVATTRPETMLGDTAVAVHPEDDRYKHLIGQALILPIIGREIPVIADDYVDKEFGSGAVKITPAHDPNDFEMGVRHNLPQINVMDEGGVMNEEAGAYQGMDRSDCRKAIVADLKEQGVLISIEDHVHQVGHSERSGAVVEPYLSTQWFVKMQPLAEAAIAAQKDGDGVHFVPDRFEKTYLNWIENVRDWCISRQLWWGHRIPAWYSESTGELVVAHDEEEARRISGLSDLKQDEDVLDTWFSSNLWPFATLGWPDGESSDYQRYYPNNVLVTGYDIIYFWVARMIFSAMEFTGQKPFSDVLMHGLVRDAEGRKMSKSLGNGIDPLDVIEQYGADAMRYMITTGSTAGQDLRFRMEKVEQARNFANKIWNASRFALMNLEGVAFEDIDITGELGTADRWILHRLNETSRDITRLIDSYEFGETGRLLYNFIWDDLCDWYIEFAKLSLYGADAAAKAKTQSVLAYVLDRTLRLIHPFMPFITEEIWQHLPHEGESITLAEWPKYDAALENPQAVSEMNLLMDIIRAVRGIRAEVNAPMSKKVELIIKAGSQDTLDIISRNDNYIGRFCNTSSFEAGLAPQTPDKMMSAVVTGAELLLPLSGLIDIDQEIIRLEKEVQTLNSEVERVEKKLSNQGFVAKAPAKVIEEERAKQADYSDRREKVLARIAELRG, via the coding sequence ATGCCGACTACATATGATCCGGGAGCGGCAGAGAAGAAATGGTATGCTTACTGGATGGAGAAGGGCTTCTTCGAAGCCGGCAAGCGTCCGGATGCGGAGCCTTACAGCATCGTGATTCCGCCGCCGAATGTAACAGGAATGCTGCATATCGGACACGCGCTGGATTTCACGCTTCAGGATGTGCTGATCCGCACCAAGCGGATGCAGGGCTATGATACCCTATGGCTGCCGGGTACGGACCATGCAGGGATAGCTACACAGACCAAGGTAGAGCAGAAGCTGCGTCAGCAGGGAATCTCCCGCCATGATCTGGGACGCGAGAAGTTCCTGGAGCAGGTATGGGACTGGAAAGACCAGTATGCCAAGACTATTCATGACCAGTGGGCCAAGATGGGCCTGTCCCTCGATTACTCCCGCGAACGCTTTACCTTTGATGATGGAATGAAGAAGGCGGTAAGCAAGGTATTTGTGGAGCTGTACCAGAAGGGTCTGATCTATCGCGGCAAGCGGATTATTAACTGGGACCCGGCTGCCCGTACAGCGCTGTCGGATATCGAGGTAGAATACAAGGAAGTGAACGGGCATCTGTACCATCTGCGTTATCCGCTTAAGGATGGCAGCGGCCATATCACGGTGGCTACCACGCGTCCTGAGACGATGCTGGGCGATACAGCCGTAGCCGTACACCCGGAGGATGACCGTTACAAGCATCTGATTGGCCAGGCGCTGATTCTGCCGATTATTGGCAGGGAGATCCCGGTTATTGCTGATGATTACGTAGATAAGGAGTTCGGCAGCGGTGCGGTTAAGATTACACCGGCGCATGATCCGAACGACTTCGAGATGGGTGTCCGCCATAACCTTCCGCAGATCAATGTAATGGATGAAGGCGGAGTGATGAATGAGGAAGCGGGCGCTTATCAGGGAATGGACCGCAGCGACTGCCGTAAGGCCATCGTAGCCGACCTGAAGGAGCAAGGCGTGCTGATCTCCATTGAGGATCATGTACACCAGGTTGGGCACAGTGAGCGTTCCGGGGCTGTTGTAGAGCCTTATCTGTCCACCCAGTGGTTCGTCAAAATGCAGCCGCTGGCAGAAGCAGCCATCGCTGCACAGAAGGACGGTGACGGGGTCCACTTCGTGCCCGACCGCTTCGAGAAGACGTACCTGAACTGGATCGAGAATGTCCGCGACTGGTGTATCTCCCGCCAATTGTGGTGGGGTCACCGGATTCCGGCCTGGTACTCCGAATCTACCGGGGAGCTTGTAGTTGCGCACGACGAGGAAGAAGCACGCCGTATCAGCGGGCTGTCCGACCTGAAGCAGGATGAGGATGTTCTGGATACCTGGTTCAGCTCCAACCTCTGGCCGTTCGCTACCTTAGGCTGGCCTGACGGGGAGAGCAGTGACTATCAGCGTTACTATCCGAACAACGTACTGGTTACCGGCTACGATATCATTTACTTCTGGGTAGCGCGCATGATTTTCTCAGCCATGGAATTCACAGGACAGAAGCCGTTCTCGGATGTGCTGATGCATGGACTCGTACGCGATGCCGAAGGACGCAAGATGTCCAAGTCGCTGGGCAACGGTATCGATCCGCTGGATGTTATCGAGCAGTACGGCGCTGACGCCATGCGCTATATGATTACTACCGGCAGTACAGCGGGCCAGGATCTGCGGTTCCGGATGGAAAAGGTAGAGCAGGCGCGCAATTTTGCCAACAAGATCTGGAATGCCTCCCGGTTCGCGCTGATGAATCTGGAAGGCGTAGCCTTTGAAGATATTGACATTACAGGTGAGCTTGGCACAGCAGACCGCTGGATTCTGCACCGCCTGAACGAAACTTCCCGCGATATTACGCGTCTAATTGACTCGTATGAGTTCGGCGAGACCGGACGCCTGCTCTACAACTTCATCTGGGATGATCTGTGCGACTGGTATATCGAATTCGCCAAGCTCTCACTGTACGGAGCGGACGCAGCCGCCAAGGCCAAGACCCAGTCTGTTCTGGCTTACGTGCTGGACCGTACACTGCGCCTGATTCACCCGTTCATGCCGTTCATTACGGAGGAGATCTGGCAGCATCTGCCGCATGAAGGAGAATCGATCACGCTGGCCGAATGGCCGAAGTACGATGCGGCGCTTGAGAATCCGCAGGCGGTATCAGAGATGAACCTGCTGATGGATATCATCCGGGCTGTTCGCGGTATCCGTGCGGAAGTGAATGCGCCAATGAGCAAGAAGGTTGAGCTGATCATTAAGGCCGGCAGCCAGGACACCCTGGACATTATTTCCCGCAACGACAATTACATCGGGCGCTTCTGCAACACCTCTTCTTTCGAAGCAGGCCTTGCGCCGCAGACGCCGGATAAAATGATGTCCGCCGTGGTTACCGGAGCGGAGCTGCTCCTGCCGCTGTCCGGTCTGATCGATATCGATCAGGAGATTATCCGTCTGGAGAAAGAAGTCCAGACCCTGAACAGCGAAGTGGAGCGTGTGGAAAAGAAGCTCAGTAATCAGGGCTTTGTAGCCAAAGCTCCGGCGAAAGTCATCGAAG